A genomic stretch from Cloacibacterium caeni includes:
- a CDS encoding YgaP family membrane protein: MKTRVIHGFAGTMILTSLLLGIFVHQNWFWLTGFVGANLFQNAFTNWCLLSTILEKLGLKDEKDTCCN; this comes from the coding sequence ATGAAGACAAGAGTAATCCACGGGTTCGCAGGAACCATGATATTAACAAGTTTGTTATTGGGAATTTTTGTACACCAAAATTGGTTTTGGTTAACAGGTTTCGTAGGTGCTAATTTGTTTCAAAACGCTTTTACCAACTGGTGTTTATTAAGTACCATTTTAGAAAAATTGGGCTTAAAAGACGAAAAAGACACTTGTTGTAACTAA
- a CDS encoding GNAT family N-acetyltransferase has product MDFSIQPVLETNKVRLVPLQESDFERLYQVASDPLVWEQHPNKNRFQKDIFRNFFDGAMISEGAFIIIDKVSNEVAGSTRFYSYDEDENSIFIGYTFYGRKFWGGQLNPIVKKMMLDYIFQYVDLVKFHVGAENWRSRKAMEKLGAEFKGEVMVAYHGEPTKQNVEYWIKKENWK; this is encoded by the coding sequence ATGGATTTCAGCATACAACCCGTTTTAGAAACGAATAAAGTAAGACTAGTTCCGCTTCAGGAATCAGATTTCGAAAGATTGTATCAAGTTGCTTCAGACCCTTTGGTTTGGGAACAACACCCAAATAAAAACCGTTTCCAAAAAGATATTTTTAGAAATTTTTTTGATGGAGCCATGATTTCCGAAGGCGCTTTTATCATCATTGATAAAGTAAGCAATGAAGTGGCTGGTAGTACCAGATTTTACAGTTATGACGAAGATGAAAACTCTATTTTCATAGGTTATACTTTTTATGGTAGAAAATTTTGGGGCGGTCAGTTGAATCCTATTGTAAAAAAAATGATGTTAGACTACATTTTCCAATATGTAGATTTGGTAAAGTTTCATGTAGGCGCAGAAAATTGGCGTTCCAGAAAAGCCATGGAAAAATTAGGAGCCGAATTCAAAGGAGAAGTAATGGTAGCGTATCACGGCGAACCTACCAAACAAAACGTAGAATATTGGATTAAAAAAGAAAACTGGAAATAA
- the serB gene encoding phosphoserine phosphatase SerB: MSITGEDKPGVTSSLTEILSKHNATILDIGQANIHQSLSLGILFRLDPQMQGNILKDLLFKSYELGVQAKFTPIERADYDQWVSRQGKESYVITVLGQKIEANQLAHVTKVIAEQGLNIDTIKRLTGRIPLDSEDDSQNRSCIEFSVRGTPQNVNLIHEKFVTLSGALDIDISFQKDNIYRRNRRLICFDMDSTLIKTEVIDELAERAGAGEEVRAITEAAMRGEIDFSESFKKRVSLLEGLDESVLQEIAENLPIMDGADRLMHILKKCGYKIAILSGGFTFFGKYLKKRFGVDYLYANELEIKDGKLTGKHLGDIVDGNRKAELLKFLAQVENIELDQVIAVGDGANDLPMLNIAGLGIAFHAKPKVKENARQSISSIGLDGVLYFLGFRDKHINENF; encoded by the coding sequence CTCGATATTGGTCAGGCAAACATTCATCAATCTTTATCTTTAGGCATTTTGTTTCGTTTAGACCCACAAATGCAAGGCAATATTTTGAAAGACTTGCTTTTTAAATCATACGAGCTCGGTGTACAAGCGAAATTTACGCCCATCGAAAGAGCAGATTATGACCAATGGGTTTCCAGACAAGGCAAAGAAAGTTATGTGATTACCGTTCTTGGCCAAAAAATAGAAGCCAACCAATTGGCTCATGTCACGAAAGTCATTGCAGAACAAGGTTTGAACATCGACACCATTAAAAGATTGACAGGAAGAATCCCACTCGATTCTGAAGACGATAGTCAAAATAGGTCTTGTATAGAATTTTCGGTGCGTGGAACTCCTCAAAATGTGAATTTGATTCACGAAAAATTTGTGACTTTAAGTGGCGCATTAGACATTGATATTTCATTTCAAAAAGATAATATTTACCGCAGAAACAGACGTTTAATCTGTTTCGATATGGATTCTACTTTAATCAAAACAGAAGTTATCGATGAATTGGCAGAAAGAGCTGGAGCTGGTGAAGAAGTAAGAGCCATCACCGAAGCAGCGATGCGCGGCGAAATAGATTTTAGCGAAAGTTTTAAAAAACGTGTTTCTCTTTTGGAAGGCTTAGACGAATCTGTATTGCAAGAAATTGCAGAAAATCTTCCGATTATGGATGGTGCAGACCGACTGATGCATATTTTAAAGAAATGCGGTTATAAAATTGCTATTCTATCGGGTGGATTTACCTTTTTCGGGAAATATCTAAAAAAACGTTTTGGGGTAGATTATTTATACGCTAACGAATTAGAAATAAAAGACGGAAAGCTTACGGGGAAACATTTGGGAGACATTGTAGACGGAAACAGAAAAGCAGAACTTTTGAAATTTTTGGCTCAAGTAGAAAATATAGAACTGGATCAAGTGATAGCTGTAGGAGACGGCGCCAATGATTTACCGATGCTGAATATTGCTGGTCTAGGAATTGCTTTTCATGCCAAACCAAAGGTTAAAGAAAATGCCAGACAATCTATCTCATCAATAGGTTTAGACGGAGTTTTATACTTTTTAGGATTTAGAGACAAACACATCAACGAAAATTTTTAG